Proteins encoded by one window of Vigna radiata var. radiata cultivar VC1973A chromosome 5, Vradiata_ver6, whole genome shotgun sequence:
- the LOC106762296 gene encoding uncharacterized protein LOC106762296 isoform X1 produces the protein MLLVRKVAAMGKVVLLFLYMLVVVVPLAFADSSQKLQVQKQLKNLNRPPVRSIKSPDGDIIDCVHVSHQPALDHPDLKNHKIQMKPSFHPEGHPFGESKVSSNSKPITQLWHRKGRCPQGTIPVRRTSKNDILRASSIQQFGKKKVRSFPQPKPAKPLPDLISQSGHQHAIAYVEGDKYYGAKATINVWEPKIQQPNEFSLSQMWILGGSFGQDLNSIEAGWQVSPDLYGDNNTRLFTYWTSDAYQATGCYNLLCSGFIQINSDIALGASISPLSKYSSSQYDISILVWKDPKEGNWWMQFGSDHVMGYWPAPLFSYLSDSASMIEWGGEVVNSESDGQHTSTQMGSGHFPEEGFGKASYFKNIQIVDGNNKLRAPKDLGTYTEQDSCYNVQTGSAGDWGNYFYYGGPGRNPNCP, from the exons ATGCTTTTGGTTAGGAAGGTTGCTGCAATGGGGAAGGTTGTGTTGTTGTTTCTTTAcatgttggtggtggtggtgccTTTGGCTTTTGCTGATTCAAGTCAGAAGCTTCAGGTTCAGAAGCAATTGAAGAACTTGAATAGGCCTCCTGTAAGGTCCATCAAg AGTCCTGATGGAGATATCATTGACTGCGTCCATGTCTCTCACCAGCCAGCTTTGGATCACCCTGACCTCAAAAATCACAAGATTCAG ATGAAACCAAGTTTCCATCCTGAAGGGCACCCTTTTGGGGAGAGCAAAGTCTCTTCAAATTCGAAGCCTATTACTCAGCTGTGGCACCGAAAAGGAAGGTGCCCTCAAGGAACAATTCCTGTCAGAAGGACCTCAAAGAATGACATACTAAGGGCAAGCTCTATTCAACAATTTGGAAAGAAGAAGGTAAGGAGCTTTCCTCAGCCAAAGCCAGCAAAACCTCTACCAGACCTCATCAGTCAGAGTGGCCACCAG CATGCCATAGCTTATGTGGAGGGGGATAAGTATTATGGAGCCAAGGCAACCATAAACGTTTGGGAGCCAAAAATTCAACAACCCAATGAATTTAGCCTGTCTCAAATGTGGATTCTAGGTGGCTCTTTTGGTCAAGATCTCAACAGTATTGAAGCAGGTTGGCAg GTCAGCCCTGATTTGTATGGAGACAACAACACTAGACTCTTCACTTATTGGACA AGTGATGCATATCAAGCTACTGGTTGTTATAATCTCCTTTGCTCTGGCTTTATTCAAATTAACAGTGATATAGCTCTAGGAGCAAGCATCTCCCCTCTTTCCAAGTATAGCTCTTCCCAATATGATATCAGCATCCTGGTCTGGAAG GACCCCAAAGAGGGTAACTGGTGGATGCAGTTTGGAAGTGATCATGTTATGGGATACTGGCCAGCTCCTCTATTCTCGTACCTTTCTGACAGTGCCTCAATGATTGAGTGGGGAGGAGAGGTTGTGAACTCTGAATCTGATGGCCAACACACCTCAACTCAAATGGGAAGCGGCCATTTCCCTGAGGAAGGTTTTGGCAAGGCTAGTTACTTCAAGAACATTCAGATTGTTGATGGTAACAACAAGCTTAGAGCTCCAAAAGATCTTGGCACTTACACTGAGCAAGATAGCTGCTACAATGTTCAAACTGGCAGTGCTGGAGATTGGGGTAACTACTTCTATTATGGTGGTCCTGGTAGAAACCCCAATTGCCCTTGA
- the LOC106762296 gene encoding uncharacterized protein LOC106762296 isoform X2 produces MGKVVLLFLYMLVVVVPLAFADSSQKLQVQKQLKNLNRPPVRSIKSPDGDIIDCVHVSHQPALDHPDLKNHKIQMKPSFHPEGHPFGESKVSSNSKPITQLWHRKGRCPQGTIPVRRTSKNDILRASSIQQFGKKKVRSFPQPKPAKPLPDLISQSGHQHAIAYVEGDKYYGAKATINVWEPKIQQPNEFSLSQMWILGGSFGQDLNSIEAGWQVSPDLYGDNNTRLFTYWTSDAYQATGCYNLLCSGFIQINSDIALGASISPLSKYSSSQYDISILVWKDPKEGNWWMQFGSDHVMGYWPAPLFSYLSDSASMIEWGGEVVNSESDGQHTSTQMGSGHFPEEGFGKASYFKNIQIVDGNNKLRAPKDLGTYTEQDSCYNVQTGSAGDWGNYFYYGGPGRNPNCP; encoded by the exons ATGGGGAAGGTTGTGTTGTTGTTTCTTTAcatgttggtggtggtggtgccTTTGGCTTTTGCTGATTCAAGTCAGAAGCTTCAGGTTCAGAAGCAATTGAAGAACTTGAATAGGCCTCCTGTAAGGTCCATCAAg AGTCCTGATGGAGATATCATTGACTGCGTCCATGTCTCTCACCAGCCAGCTTTGGATCACCCTGACCTCAAAAATCACAAGATTCAG ATGAAACCAAGTTTCCATCCTGAAGGGCACCCTTTTGGGGAGAGCAAAGTCTCTTCAAATTCGAAGCCTATTACTCAGCTGTGGCACCGAAAAGGAAGGTGCCCTCAAGGAACAATTCCTGTCAGAAGGACCTCAAAGAATGACATACTAAGGGCAAGCTCTATTCAACAATTTGGAAAGAAGAAGGTAAGGAGCTTTCCTCAGCCAAAGCCAGCAAAACCTCTACCAGACCTCATCAGTCAGAGTGGCCACCAG CATGCCATAGCTTATGTGGAGGGGGATAAGTATTATGGAGCCAAGGCAACCATAAACGTTTGGGAGCCAAAAATTCAACAACCCAATGAATTTAGCCTGTCTCAAATGTGGATTCTAGGTGGCTCTTTTGGTCAAGATCTCAACAGTATTGAAGCAGGTTGGCAg GTCAGCCCTGATTTGTATGGAGACAACAACACTAGACTCTTCACTTATTGGACA AGTGATGCATATCAAGCTACTGGTTGTTATAATCTCCTTTGCTCTGGCTTTATTCAAATTAACAGTGATATAGCTCTAGGAGCAAGCATCTCCCCTCTTTCCAAGTATAGCTCTTCCCAATATGATATCAGCATCCTGGTCTGGAAG GACCCCAAAGAGGGTAACTGGTGGATGCAGTTTGGAAGTGATCATGTTATGGGATACTGGCCAGCTCCTCTATTCTCGTACCTTTCTGACAGTGCCTCAATGATTGAGTGGGGAGGAGAGGTTGTGAACTCTGAATCTGATGGCCAACACACCTCAACTCAAATGGGAAGCGGCCATTTCCCTGAGGAAGGTTTTGGCAAGGCTAGTTACTTCAAGAACATTCAGATTGTTGATGGTAACAACAAGCTTAGAGCTCCAAAAGATCTTGGCACTTACACTGAGCAAGATAGCTGCTACAATGTTCAAACTGGCAGTGCTGGAGATTGGGGTAACTACTTCTATTATGGTGGTCCTGGTAGAAACCCCAATTGCCCTTGA
- the LOC106761608 gene encoding non-specific lipid-transfer protein 8 yields the protein MKFSGEFSALVLLILVVSTSEAAISCSDVIKDLRPCVSYLVSGSGQPPAACCSGAKALASAASTSEDKKTACNCIKSTAKSISINSQLAQALPGKCGITLPVSISPNADCSKVG from the exons ATGAAGTTCTCAGGAGAATTTTCTGCCCTTGTGCTTCTGATCCTTGTTGTTTCAACTTCAGAGGCTGCAATTTCATGCAGTGATGTGATAAAGGACTTGAGGCCTTGTGTGAGCTACTTGGTGAGTGGAAGTGGACAGCCACCAGCTGCATGTTGCTCAGGAGCCAAGGCTCTTGCCTCTGCTGCATCAACATCAGAGGATAAGAAAACTGCTTGTAACTGCATCAAATCCACTGCCAAGAGTATCAGCATAAACTCACAATTGGCTCAGGCTCTTCCAGGGAAATGTGGAATAACCCTTCCTGTGTCTATCTCTCCCAATGCAGATTGTTCCAA GGTTGGTTGA